Below is a genomic region from Streptomyces roseoviridis.
CAGCGCTGTGGCGCTCCCCTGTCGGAATATGCAGATGTGTTCGAGCTCAGACTACAAGGTCAGCGTTCGGCGGCCGCGAGCTGTCCACAGGCACCGTCGATCTCCTGCCCGCGGGTGTCGCGGACGGTGACGGGCACGCCGTGCGCGGCGATGGCCTCGACGAACGCCTTCTCGTCCTCGGGACGGGACGCCGTCCACTTCGAGCCGGGCGTCGGGTTGAGCGGGATCAGGTTGACGTGCACCCGCTTGCCCTTCAGCAGCCGGCCGAGGAGGTCACCCCGCCACGCCTGGTCGTTGATGTCCCGGATCAGCGCGTACTCGATGGAGATCCGGCGCCCCGACTTCTCCGCGTACTCCCACGCCGCGTCGAGGACCTCGCGGACCTTCCAGCGGGTGTTCACCGGCACCAGGGTGTCGCGCAGCTCGTCGTCGGGCGCGTGCAGCGAGACCGCCAGCCGGCACTTGAAGCCCTCGTCGGCGAACCGCAGCATGGCCGGGACCAGACCGACCGTGGACACCGTGATCCCGCGCTGCGACAGGCCCAGGCCGTCGGGCTCGGGGTCCGTGAGCCGGCGGATCGCGCCGACGACCCGCTTGTAGTTGGCCAGCGGCTCGCCCATCCCCATGAAGACGATGTTCGACAGCCGCGCCGGGCCGCCCGGCACCTCGCCGTCCCGCAGCGCGCGCATACCGTCGACGATCTGGTGCACGATCTCCGCCGTCGACAGGTTCCGGTCCAGACCGGCCTGGCCGGTGGCACAGAACGGGCAGTTCATGCCGCAGCCGGCCTGCGAGGAGATGCACATGGTCACCCGGTCCGGGTAGCGCATGAGCACCGACTCCACGAGCGTCCCGTCGTGCAGCCGCCACAGCGTCTTGCGGGTGGTGTCGTCGTCGCACGAGACGTGCCGCACGACCGACATCAGATCGGGCAGCAGCTCAGCGGCCAGCTTCTCGCGCGAGGCGGCGGGGATGTCGGTCCACTGCGCCGGGTCGTGCGCGTACCGGGCGAAATAGTGCGTGGACAGCTGCTTGGCGCGGAACGGCTTCTCGCCGATCGCGGCGACCGCCTCCTTCCGCTCGGCGGGCGTGAGGTCGGCCAGGTGCCGCGGGGGCTGCTTGGCTCCGCGCGGGGCGACGAAAGTGAGTTCTCCGGGAAGCGGGCGGGCCACGGCGGGTGTCTCCTCAGTACGACGAGGTCCGACATCCCCGCGGCGGCGGGAAGCACGGCAACACGGTGCCGAAGCCAGGAGACCTCACTGGACCGTCCCCGCGGTGGCGGGGACTGCGAAGGGCCCGCGACACCAGGCCGCGAGCCCTTCCAGAGTACCTGCTGTCCGTCAACCGCTTCCGACGAACAGCACCAGCAGCAGCCACACCACCGGCGCCGTCGGCAGCAACGAGTCCAGCCGGTCCATGATCCCGCCGTGGCCCGGCAGCAGCGTGCCCATGTCCTTGATGCCGAGGTCACGCTTGATCATCGACTCGCCCAGGTCGCCCAGCGTCGCGCTCGCCGCCACCGCGAGGCCGAGCAGGAGCCCCTGCCACCACAGGCCGCCGTCGATCAGGAACTCCATGCACAGCGCGCCCGCCGCCATGGCGAACGCGACCGCGCCGAGCAGACCCTCGCGGGTCTTGCCGGGGCTGATGCGCGGGGCCAGCTTGTGCCGGCCGAAACGCCAGCCCACCGCGTACGCGCCGGTGTCGCTGACCACGGTGAGGACCAGGAAGGTCAGCACCCGCCACGGGCCGTCGTCGGCCGTCAGCATCAGGGCCACGAACGTCGCCAGGAACGGCACGTAGAAGGCCGCGAAGACCCCCGCCGTGACGTCCTTCAGATAGCCCTCGGGCGGCTCCGTCATCCGCCACACGAGCACCGCGAGAGCCGTGAGCGCCATCGCCACCCACGCGCCCTCCGGCCCCCGCACGTACCCGGCGACGACCATCGCCGCACCGCCGAGCGCGAGCGGGACCAGCGGAGCCTTGATGCCCTTGCGCTCCTGGAGGCGGGAGGTCAGCTCCCACAGGCCGACCACGACGGCGACCGCTATCACACCGACGAACGCCGGCTTCCAGATGAACAGCGACGCGATGATGACGGCGCCGAGACCGAGACCGACTCCTATGGCCGCACCCAGGTCACGGCCCGCACTCTTCTTCTGCCGCGGCTTCTGCCGGGGCGAAGGCGCAGGCGCGGGCTGGGACGGGCTGGACATGGGCTCCTGCGGATGCTCGTGCGGCGTCTCGTCACGGAACAGGGGACCGCCCGGCTGAGCGGCCCCCCGGTCGTGATCGTCCTGGTTGTCGCCGGCGGGATCGGACACGATGGGCATGGGCCGAGTCTGCGCCGCCCGCCGCCCTTCGTAGGCGGGACCCGCCGGGGCAGGCCCCTGGTCGGGCCCCCCGAAGCCGGAACCGGCCGGGGCCCTCCAGGAAGAGTCGTTCATCAGACCTCGAGCAGCTCGGCTTCCTTGTGCTTGAGCAGCTCGTCCACCTGCGCGACGTACTTCGCGGTGGTGTCGTCGAGCTCCTTCTCCGCGCGGCGGCCCTCGTCCTCGCCGACCTCGCCGTCCTTGACGAGCTTGTCGATGGTCTCCTTGGCCTTGCGGCGCACGGAGCGGATCGAGATCTTGGAGTCCTCGGCCTTGGTCTTGGCGACCTTGATGTACTCCTTGCGGCGGTCCTGGGTCAGCTCGGGGAACACCACCCGGATGATGTTGCCGTCGTTGCTCGGGTTGACGCCGAGGTCCGAGTCGCGGATGGCCTGCTCGATGTTGCGCAGCGCGCTCTTGTCGAACGGGGTCACCACGGCCATGCGCGGCTCCGGCACCGAGAACGACGCCAGCTGGTTGATGGGCGTGATCGCACCGTAGTAGTCGGCCACGATCTTGTTGAACATCGCCGGGTGCGCACGGCCGGTGCGGATCGCGGCGAAGTCCTCCTTGGCGACCACGACGGCCTTCTCCATCTTCTCCTCGGCCTCGAGGAGGGTCTCTTCGATCACCACTTGCTCCTGCGTGTCGTCGCGTTGTGTCCTGCACGGTGTACGACCGGCAGGGCTCTGTCCATCCCCCCTCGCGGGGCGGTTCCCGGTTCGGGTCAGGCCCGGGTGCCCTGGTCGCTCACGAGCGTGCCGATCTTCTCACCCTTCACCGCGCGCGCGATATTGCCCTCGGCGAGCAGTTCGAAGACGAGGATCGGAAGGTTGTTGTCACGGCACAGGGTGATCGCGGTGGCGTCGGCGACCTTCAGGTCGCGCGAGAGCACCTCGCCGTACTCCAGCGCGTCGAACTTGACCGCGTCCGGGTTGGTCTTCGGATCGGAGTCGTAGACCCCGTCGACGCCGTTCTTGCCCATGAGCAGGGCCTCGGCGTCGATCTCCAGCGCGCGCTGCGCGGCGGTCGTGTCGGTGGAGAAGTACGGCATGCCCATACCGGCACCGAAGATGACCACACGGCCCTTCTCCAGGTGGCGCACGGCACGCAGCGGAATGTACGGCTCGGCGACCTGCCCCATGGTGATGGCGGTCTGGACGCGGGAGTCGATGCCCTCCTTCTCCAGGAAGTCCTGGAGGGCGAGGCAGTTCATCACGGTACCGAGCATGCCCATGTAGTCGGAGCGGGCCCGGTCCATGCCGCGCTGCTGGAGCTCGGCGCCACGGAAGAAGTTGCCTCCGCCGATCACGATCGCGATCTGGGCGCCGTCGCGGACGACAGCGGCGATCTCGCGCGCGATGGCGTGTACGACATCCGGATCGACCCCGAGGCCGGTGCCCCCGGAGAAAGCCTCACCGGACAGCTTCAGCATGAAGCGGCCGGCCATTTTGCCGTTGTTGTCGTCGCCCTGTGCGGCGCCCTGATTCATTGGAGATCTCCTCGTGCACATACGAAGAAGGCCATTGCCCTGGGGTCCTTGCGGTTTCCCGTACGGCAATGGCCTCCTCGTCAGATCTGCGGCCGTCCGGCGCGTACGCCGGCGGCTGCCTCAGACCCTACCGGGGTCCGGTGTCCGTTGCGTACGGACTCAGATGCCGACCTTGATGCGGGTGAAGCGCTTCAGGGTGACACCGGCCTCGTCCAGGATCTGCTGGACCGACTTCTTGTTGTCAAGGGCGTACGGCTGACCGAGCAGCGTGGCGTCCTTGAAGAAGCCGTTCACACGACCCTCGACGATCTTGGCGATCGCGGCCTCGGGCTTGCCCTCGGCGCGGGTGGTCTCCTCGGCGATGCGACGCTCGGACTCCACGACGTCGGCCGGGACGTCCTCGCGGGTGAGGTACTTCGGGGCGAACGCGGCGATGTGCTGCGCGACACCCTTGGCGACCTCGGCGTTCTCCTTGTCGAGCTCGACCAGGACACCGATCTGCGGCGGCAGGTCGGGCATCGTGCGGTGCATGTACGCGGAGACGTAGCCGTCGGCGTACTGCGCGAAGCGGTCCAGGACGATCTTCTCGCCGAGGTTGGCGTTGGCCTCGTCGACGTACGCCTGCACGGTCTTGCCGGGCTCGATCTCGGAGGCGAGCAGCGCCTCGATGTCGGCCGGGGAGGTCTTGGCGACGTGCGCGGCGAGCGCGTTGGCGACGGCCAGGAACTTCTCACCCTTGGCGACGAAGTCCGTCTCGCACTTCAGCTCGACCAGGACGCCGGAGGTGTTGTCGTCGGCGATGAGGGAGACCACGGCGCCGTTCTCGGCGGAGCGGCCCTCGCGCTTGGCGACACCCTTCTGGCCCTTGATGCGCAGGGCCTCGACGGCCTTGTCGACGTCGCCGTCGGCCTCGTCCAGGGCCTTCTTGCAGTCCATCATGCCGGCGCCGGTGAGCTCGCGGAGCTTCTTGACGTCAGCGGCGGTGTAGTTCGCCATGAGTCTTTTTCTCTCTCGAAGTCTGAAAGATCGGGCGGGTCCACGGGTGGACGGCGGGAGCAGCACGTGCCCCCGCCGTCATCACCCGAAGGTCCTCAGGGACCGGAAGGGTCAGGCCTGCTCGGCGTCGGCGGCCGGAGCCTCGGCGGCAACCTCGGCCTCGGCGGCCGGAGCCTCGGCAGCGGCCTCGGCGGCCGGGGCCTCGTCAGCCTTCTTGTCGCCCTCGAGCAGGTCGCGCTCCCACTCGGCGAGCGGCTCGCCGGCGGCCTTCTCGCCCGGCTTCGAGTCACCGGTCGCGGCGCCGGAACGGGCGATGAGGCCCTCGGCGACGGCGTCGGCGATCACGCGGGTGAGCAGGGTGACGGAGCGGATCGCGTCGTCGTTGCCCGGGATCTTGTAGTCGACCTCGTCGGGGTCGCAGTTGGTGTCGAGGATCGCGACGACCGGGATGTGGAGCTTGCGCGCCTCACCGACGGCGATGTGCTCCTTCTTGGTGTCGACGATCCAGACGGCGCTCGGCACCTTCTGCATCTCGCGGATACCACCGAGGGTCTTCTCCAGCTTGGCCTTCTCGCGGGAGAGGACCAGGAGCTCCTTCTTGGTGAGGCCGGAGGCGGCCACGTCCTCGAAGTCGATCTGCTCGAGCTCCTTGAGGCGCTGCAGACGCTTGTAGACGGTCGAGAAGTTGGTGAGCATGCCACCCAGCCAGCGCTGGTTCACGTACGGCATGCCGACACGCGTCGCCTGCTCGGCGATGGCCTCCTGGGCCTGCTTCTTCGTACCGACGAACATGATGGAGCCGCCGTGCGCGACGGTCTCCTTGACGAACTCGTAGGCGCGGTCGATGTACGACAGCGACTGGAGCAGGTCGATGATGTAGATGCCGTTGCGCTCGGTGAAGATGAAGCGCTTCATCTTCGGGTTCCAGCGACGGGTCTGGTGACCGAAGTGGACGCCGCTCTCCAGCAGCTCCCGCATCGTGACGACGGCCATGGCCGTATCTCCTTGGGTTTCTCGGTTGTTTTCCTGACGCCCCGGCGCGCCGTGCCACGAAGGACCGAAAGGCGCTGCCACCCGCCAGAGACCGGTGGCGGGGCGTGCGAAGTCGACCCGGTGACCCGGGTCGCCATGGAAAGTGTACGGGACCCCGGGGGCACCGGGTGACGGCGCTGTCCACAACCCGGGAGTTGTCCACAGATCCGCCCCGCGCCCGTCGCGGACCCCGCCCGCCGGGCAACCTGCCGTCATGCACTCCACGACGACACTCCTGCTCGCCCTCCCCCTCGCCCTGGCCACCGCCGTCTGGCCCGTCGGCCCGCCCCGGCCCGACGTCCTGCGCGGCTGGGAACCACCACCGGGCCCCTACGCCGCCGGCCACCGCGGCATCGACCTCGCCGCCCCACCGGGCACCCCGGTCCACGCCCCCGCCGCCGGCACCGTCACCTTCGCCGGCCCGGTCGGCGGCCAGGGCGTCCTCGTCCTCACCCTTACGGGTGGCGGCGCACCACCCCTGCGGACCACCTACGTCCCGGTCGACCCCCTCCTGCGCCCCGGCACCACCGTCCGCCCCGGCGACCTCCTCGCCCGCGTCAGCCCCGGCGGCCACTGCACACGCCCCTGCCTCCACTGGGGCCTGCTGCGCGGCGACACCTACCTGAACCCGCTCCGCCTGCTCGGCACGGGCCCGTCCCGCCTGCTGCCGCTGCACGGCGCACCGGACTGACACGACAGGGGGGACGGGGGGCGGGGCGGGGTGGGGGGGAGGGGGGGAGGGGGCCCCGGAGGTGAAGGGAAGGGGACAGGTGCCTCAGGTGCCGCGGATGCCGCCGAGGGCCATCGAGACGGCCGCGTCGGCGATGGTCGCCGGGTCCTCGGCGGCGCCGAGTTCGATGCGGCGGACGGCCGCGTCGACGACGCCCTGGAGGAGCATGGCCTCCAGGCGGGGCTGGGGGCGGCCGAGGGCGGTGAGGGCGTCGACGATCATGGTGACGAGGCCCCCGTGGGCGGCGCGGATCTTCTCGCGGGCGCCGTCGTCGAGCTCGCCGGCGGAGATCGCGACGACCGCGCGGTGCCGCCGGTCGCCGACCAGCTGGAGCTGGCTGCGGACGTACGCCTCGATCTTGCCCTCGGCGGTGTCGGCGGCGGCCATGGCGGCCTCGACCTCGGCGGCCCAGACGGGGAAGTCGACGGCGCAGAGTTCCTCGACCACGGCCGCGCGGGAGCGGAAGTACTCGTAGACCGAGGACCGGGCCAGGCCCGTGCGCTCGGCGAGGGCGGGGAAGGTCAGCGCCTCCGTACCGCCTTCGGACAGCAGGCTTCGCGCGGCGTCCAGCAGGGCGCCGCGCTGCATCGTCCGGTGCTCGGCCACGGAGGCCGCTCGAATCCTTGGCACGGCTCCACTGTACGACCGGTGGACCGGGGTGGGTCAGCGGCCCACGTCGGCCAGTTTGGCTCGAAGCTGGAGGACGGACTTGGTGTGGATCTGGCTGACGCGGCTCTCGGTGACGCCGAGGACGTGGCCGATCTCGGCGAGGGTGAGGCCCTCGTAGTAGTAGAGCGTGACGACGGTCTTCTCGCGCTCGGGGAGCGTGTTGATGGCCCGGGCGAGGAGCCGGCGCAGTTCGCGGTCCTCGGCGACCTCCACCGGGTTGTCGGCGGCGGTGTCCTCCAGGGTGTCCATGAGGGAGAGCCGGTCGCCGCCTTCTCCGCCGACGTGCAGGAGTTCTTCGAGGGCGACGACGTTGGCCAGGGACAACTGGCTGAAGACGGCGTGGAGTTCGTCGAGGGTGATGCCCATCTCGTCGGCGACCTCTGCCTCGGAGGGGGTGCGGCGCAGCTGTGCTTCGAGGGTGGCGTAGGCGCGTTCGACGTTGCGGGCCTTCTGGCGTACGGAGCGCGGGATCCAGTCGAGGGCGCGGAGTTCGTCGATCATGGCGCCGCGGATGCGGGTGATCGCGTAGGTCTCGAATTTGATGGCGCGTTCGACGTCGAATTTCTCGATGGCGTCGATGAGCCCGAAGACTCCGGAGGAGACGAAGTCGGCTTGTTCGACGTTGGAGGGCAGTCCGACGCTGACGCGTCCGGCGACGTATTTGACGAGGGGCGAGTAGTGCAGGATCAGCTGTTCCCGCAGCCGTTCGTCGCCGGTTTCCTTGTACGAGCGCCACAGCTCGTCGAGCGAGGTCGGTGCGGGTGGTCGCACGGTGCCCCGGGCTGCTGGGGGCACCGCAGCGCGGTCAGACCCGGAGGTGTGCTGGGGCATGCGTTGCCTTGAGCCGTTCTGCTGTCGGGTGCGGAGGAGTCGGTCCGGTCGCGGGGCGGGGGATCCTCGTGAGCGTAGCGTGAGTGGACGATCGCGGTGCGCGAACATCGGGGGTTGCCGCCGGTCCGGGTGGCCGGCGTCGTCCAGGTCTTCGAACGGGGGCCGTGGCGCGGGTCGGCCCCTCGGGTGCGGCCGAGAGAACTCGATTGCTCATCGGCCTCACCTTTTCACCCGATTGCGTCGGGTCGACAGGCGCCATGCCGGGTGTTCGAGCGTTCTGTGCGGGTGTTCGTCAACCGCCAGTGGTCCTGTCGTCGTTCGACGAACCCGAGGGAGTGGAGTTCGTAGAGCTTGGCGAGGGTGTGGTCGGGGTGGGTGCCGGCGCGGGCGGCGATGGTGGTGAGGGAGGCGGGCTCGCGGGCGGGGAGGGCTTCGAGGACGCGGGCGGTGTCGGGGGCGAGGAGGTCGCGGGGCAGGACGGGGCCGCGGCGGGGTGGGGCGAGGTCGCCGACGGATCCGACGAGTTCGATGATCTCGGCGGCGTCGGTGACGAGGGTGGCTTCGCCGCGGAGGAGTTCGTGGACTCCGGCGGACAGGCCGCTGGTGACGGGGCCGGGGACGCCCATGGTGTGGCGGCCGAGGCGGGTGGCGGCGCGGGCGGTGACGAGGGAGCCGCTGCGGTATTCGGCTTCGACGACGACGGTGCCGCGGGTGAGGGCGGCGATGACGCGGTTGCGGAGGACGAAGCGGCTGCGGGTGGGGTGGGCGCCGGGTGGGAGTTCGCCGATGATCAGGCCCTGTTCGGCGATGCGGCCGAGGAGGCCGGCGTGGCCGCGGGGGTAGGGGGTGTCGACTCCGCAGGCGAGGACGGCGATGGTGGCGCCGCCGCCGGCGAGGGCGCCGCGGTGGGCGGCGCCGTCGATGCCGAAGGCGGCGCCGGAGACGACGACCCAGCCGCGTTCGGCGAGTCCGGCGGCGAGGGTGGTGGCGGTGTGGGCGCCGTAGGGGGTGCAGGTGCGGGCGCCGACGAGGGCGACGGAGCGGAGGGCCCAGGTGCGGAGGGGGGCGGGGCCTCGGGTCCACAGGCCGATGGGGCGGGCGTCGCCGAGGTCGTCGAGTTGGGTGGGCCAGTCGGTGTCGCCGGGGATGAGGAAGTGTCCGCCGAGGCGGGTGATGAGGTCGAGGTCGTGTTCGGGTGTGGCGGTGCGGGCGCGGCGTCGCCAGGTGGCGATGCGGGCTTCTCCGGTGCCGGGGAAGTCGTCGGCGTGGGGGCTGGGGTCGGTACGGGTGGGGTGCGGGGGCTTCGCGGGTCGTCCGGGGCCGGGGTCGGGTGGTGCGGGGTGGGTGTGGGCGGGCCGGGGGCGGGGGTCGGGTGCTGCGGGGGGTGTGCGGGGCGGGGTGTCCGGTTCGGCGGGGTCCCAGGGGGTGGGGTGGCGTGGGGTGTCGTTCTGGTGGAGGAGGCGGAGGAGGTGGACTGCTCCGTGGCGGCGGAGGGCGCGGCCGGCGTGTTCGTCGCCGGGTTCGATGATGTGGGTGAGGGCGGCGCGGGCGAGGCGTTCGGCTTCGTGGTGGTGGGGTGTGGTGGTCATCGCCACTCCCCCGCCGCGACGGGGACGCCTCGGGTGATGCCGGTGCGCAGTTCGAGGGCGAGGGCGATGTCGTCGGCTTCGGGGCGGTCGTGTCCGGCGAGGTCGGCGACGGTCCAGGCGACGCGGAGGACTCGGTCGAGGCCCCGGGCGGTGAGCAGGCCGCGTTCGATGTCGCGTTCGGCGGCGGCGAGGGCGCCGGGGCGGGCGAGGAATCGGGTGCGGAGTTCGTGTCCGGGGATTTCGCTGTTGACGGTCCAGGGGGTGCCGTCGAGGCGGGCGGCCGCGCGGGCCCTGGCTTCGTGGACGCGGGCGGCGACGGTGGTGCTGGGTTCGCCGCGTCCGCCGTGGCCGAGGAGGTCGGAGCGGTGGACGGGTTCGACCTGGACGCGGAGGTCGACGCGGTCGAGGAGGGGGCCGGAGAGGCGGGCCTGGTAGCGGCGGATGAGGGAGGCGGGGCATTCGCAGCCGGCGCCGTGGAGGGTGTGCCGGCCGCAGGGGCAGGGGTTGGCGGCGAGGGCGAGCAGGAAGCGGGCGGGGAGGCGGACGACGCCGGCGGCGCGGGCGACGACGACGTGGCCGGATTCGAGGGGTTGTCGGAGGGCGTCGAGGGCTTTGGAGGAGAACTCGGGGGCTTCGTCGAGGAAGAGCACGCCGCGGTGGGCGAGGGAGACGGCGCCGGGGCGGGGCAGTCCGTTGCCGCCGCCGACGAGGGACTGCATGGTCGCGGAGTGGTGGGGTGCGCAGTAGGGCGGGCGGTGGACGAGGGGTTCGCCGGGCGGGAGGATGCCGGCGACCGAGTGGACGGCGGTGACTTCGAGGGATTCCTGGCGGGTGAGGGGCGGCAGGATGCCGGGGAGGCGTTCGGCGAGCATGGTCTTGCCTGCTCCGGGTGGGCCGGTCAGCAGGAGGTGGTGGCTGCCGGCGGCGGCGATCTCGAGGGCGCGGCGGGCGGTGTGCTGTCCGGCGACGTCGGCGAGGTCGGGTCCGTCGGTGGGGTCGGCGGCGAGTCCGGTGCCGATGCCCGCTCCGGGGACGAGGAGTCCGGCGAGCATGGGGTCGGGGCGGCCTTCTTCGTGGGGTTCTTCTTCGGGGACGGGTTCGTCGGTGAGGACGGCGATGAGCTGGCGCAGGCTGCGGATGCCGAGGACGGAGATGCCGGGGACGAGGGCGGCTTCGCCGGCGGTCTGTTCGGGGACGACGACCTGCCGGTAGCCGGCGTCGGCGGCGGCGAGGACGGCGGGCAGGACGCCGCGGACGGGGCGGACGCGGCCGTCGAGGCCGAGTTCGCCGATGAGGACGAGGTCGGCGATGGTGCGGGGGTCGATGCGTTCGGCGGCGCCGAGGACGGCTGCGGCGACGGCCAGGTCGAAACCGCTGCCTCCTTTGGGGACGGAGGCGGGGCTGAGGCCGACGGTGAGTTTCTTCTGGGGCCATTCGGCGTCGGAGTTGACGATGGCGGCGCGGACGCGGTCGCGGCTTTCGGTGAGGCTCTTGTCGGGGAGGCCGACGAGGGTGAAGGCGGCGACTCCGGCTTCCAGGTCTGCCTGGACCTCGACGACGACGCCTTCGACGCCGACGAGGGCGACGGAGCAGGTGCGGGCGAATCCCATCAGGCCACCCCTCGGGCGTGGGTGACGACGGGTGCGCCGCGGTGGGGCAGGACGACGCCGATGAGGTCGATGCGGACGTTTCCGCCGGGGGGTGGGCCGCCGTGGCGGTGGAGCCAGCAGGCGGCGAGGCGGCGCAGCCGTTCGGCCTTGCGGGGGGTGACGGCGGCCATGGGGTGTTCGTAGGCTCCGCCGCGGCGGGTCTTGACCTCGCAGACGACGAGGGTGTCGCCGTCGCGGGCGACGATGTCGATCTCTCCGGTGCGGCCGCATCGCCAGTTCCTGGCGATGACGTGCAGTCCGGTGGCGGTGAGCCGGCGGGCGGCGAGTTCTTCTCCGTACCGTCCGAGGGCTTCGCGGGCGGTTGTCGTGGCGTTCATTCGGTACCACCTCCGGCACCGACTGTGACGCACGGTGACGGAGCGTGTGCGAGCCTGTGGACAGGCGGCCCGCTGTGGATAACCGGGCCACCCTCGCGGGTGGTTCCGGCTTCGGTTTCCGTGCCGGCCGCGGCCGGGGCGTCAGCTGCCGGGGAGTTCGAGGTCGCTCTTGTTGAGCTCCTCGATGTTCACGTCCTTGAAGGTCAGGACGCGGACCTGCTTGACGAAGCGGGCGGGCCGGTACATGTCCCAGACCCAGGCGTCGGCCATGGAGACCTCGAAGAAGACCTCGCCCTGGACCGAGTGGACCTGCATCTCGTAGTCGTTGGTGAGGTAGAAGCGCCGCTCGGTCTCGATCACGTATTTGAACAGCCCGACGACATCGCGGTACTCCCGGTAGAGCTTCAGCTCCATCTCGGTCTCGTACTTCTCGAGGTCCTCGGCGCTCATGGCATGTTCCCCTTCAGCCGTGCGTCCCCCTATTGTGCGCCAGTCGTCCGGGCCCCTAAACGATTTCGGGGGCGAGAACGAGCGGCGCGCTCGGAGGTCCTTCGTCGAGCAGCGTCTGGAGCAGCTCGGCCAGTCTGTTGGGGTACACCGTCTCACGGGCCGCCGACAGTTCGGCGGAGGTCCACCACCTCAGCCCCGCGACGCTGCGGGCCTCCAGCTCGGTGAGGGCGGTGGGAGCGGTGGCGGTCTGGGTGGTGCGGGCGAGGTAGTACCACTCGTCCTGGTTCCAGCGGCGCCCGGCGAAGGGGAAGGAGCAGAAGCGCCGCCACAGCACCGGTCCGAGCCGGACGTCGGTGATGCCGGTCTCCTCGGTGAGTTCGCGCAGGGCGGCCTGTTCGCGGGTCTCCTCGCCCTCCAGGCCGCCGCCGGGTGTGAACCACCAGGTCTGGGCGGGGTCGTCGGGCTCGTAGCCGTGGAGGAGCAGGATGCGGTCGTCGGGGTCGAGCAGCACGACGCGTGCCACGCGGCGCGGCTCCACCGCCGGGGCGTCCGCACCACCGTCCGCGTACCCGGCGGCCTCCGCACCACCCCCGGCACCCCCGGCGCCCTCGGCCTCCCCGGCCGTCTGCTCGGCTCGCTCCTGTTCCGTTTCGCTCATGCGCTCAGCTCGCCTTCTGCCCGGGGCGCGCCTGCTGTCCGGCGCTGACCTGCTGCCCGGCGCTCGCCTTCCGTCCGAGCGCACGGGCCACCGGCCCGTACGCCGCTCCGCCCAGGATCAGTACACACCCGGCGACGATCGCGAAGAAGAGGAGGGCGATGGGGCCGGGCCGTGAGATGCCTCCGGGGAGGGCGGCGAACGGCGCGGGCCGCTCCACGACGCCCTTGGCGGGCCAGGCGACGGCGTCGACGCGGGCGACGACGGCCGAGCGCGGTACGGAGCCCCGCCCGGCCTCCTGGAGGTGGGCGCGGGAGTCCATCGAGGTGTGCCGCTCGTCGCCGAGCAGGAAGAGGTTCCCGGCCGGCACGGTGACCGAGAACTTCTGCCCGGAGGCGGGCTTTCCGGCCGGCAGATACGGTTCGTCGACGGGGGTGCCGTTGAGGGTGAGGCGGCCGTCGGCGCCGCAGCAGGCGACGGTGTCGCCGCCGACGGCGACGACCCGCTTGACCATGGTGACGTCGCCCCACAGCGGGTCCTGGAAGACGACGATGTCGCCGCGCTTCACGTCGGCACCGTCGACGCGCTGGGCGAGCACCTTGGAGCCGACGTCGAGGGTCGGTGTCATGGAGTCGCTGGGCACGGAGAACGGCTGGTAGAGCACGGCCGCGACGACGAATCCGCCGAGGAAGAGGACACAGCCGACGGCCACGGCCAGCCCCGACAGGACACTGCCGAGGCGGCCGCGGCCGGCCTTCGTACGCGGTGGGAGCGGCGGGAGCGGCGGGACGCGCCCGCCGC
It encodes:
- the dprA gene encoding DNA-processing protein DprA; its protein translation is MTTTPHHHEAERLARAALTHIIEPGDEHAGRALRRHGAVHLLRLLHQNDTPRHPTPWDPAEPDTPPRTPPAAPDPRPRPAHTHPAPPDPGPGRPAKPPHPTRTDPSPHADDFPGTGEARIATWRRRARTATPEHDLDLITRLGGHFLIPGDTDWPTQLDDLGDARPIGLWTRGPAPLRTWALRSVALVGARTCTPYGAHTATTLAAGLAERGWVVVSGAAFGIDGAAHRGALAGGGATIAVLACGVDTPYPRGHAGLLGRIAEQGLIIGELPPGAHPTRSRFVLRNRVIAALTRGTVVVEAEYRSGSLVTARAATRLGRHTMGVPGPVTSGLSAGVHELLRGEATLVTDAAEIIELVGSVGDLAPPRRGPVLPRDLLAPDTARVLEALPAREPASLTTIAARAGTHPDHTLAKLYELHSLGFVERRQDHWRLTNTRTERSNTRHGACRPDAIG
- a CDS encoding YraN family protein, which produces MNATTTAREALGRYGEELAARRLTATGLHVIARNWRCGRTGEIDIVARDGDTLVVCEVKTRRGGAYEHPMAAVTPRKAERLRRLAACWLHRHGGPPPGGNVRIDLIGVVLPHRGAPVVTHARGVA
- a CDS encoding NUDIX hydrolase is translated as MSETEQERAEQTAGEAEGAGGAGGGAEAAGYADGGADAPAVEPRRVARVVLLDPDDRILLLHGYEPDDPAQTWWFTPGGGLEGEETREQAALRELTEETGITDVRLGPVLWRRFCSFPFAGRRWNQDEWYYLARTTQTATAPTALTELEARSVAGLRWWTSAELSAARETVYPNRLAELLQTLLDEGPPSAPLVLAPEIV
- a CDS encoding DUF2469 domain-containing protein encodes the protein MSAEDLEKYETEMELKLYREYRDVVGLFKYVIETERRFYLTNDYEMQVHSVQGEVFFEVSMADAWVWDMYRPARFVKQVRVLTFKDVNIEELNKSDLELPGS
- a CDS encoding TetR/AcrR family transcriptional regulator, with product MAEHRTMQRGALLDAARSLLSEGGTEALTFPALAERTGLARSSVYEYFRSRAAVVEELCAVDFPVWAAEVEAAMAAADTAEGKIEAYVRSQLQLVGDRRHRAVVAISAGELDDGAREKIRAAHGGLVTMIVDALTALGRPQPRLEAMLLQGVVDAAVRRIELGAAEDPATIADAAVSMALGGIRGT
- a CDS encoding YifB family Mg chelatase-like AAA ATPase — protein: MGFARTCSVALVGVEGVVVEVQADLEAGVAAFTLVGLPDKSLTESRDRVRAAIVNSDAEWPQKKLTVGLSPASVPKGGSGFDLAVAAAVLGAAERIDPRTIADLVLIGELGLDGRVRPVRGVLPAVLAAADAGYRQVVVPEQTAGEAALVPGISVLGIRSLRQLIAVLTDEPVPEEEPHEEGRPDPMLAGLLVPGAGIGTGLAADPTDGPDLADVAGQHTARRALEIAAAGSHHLLLTGPPGAGKTMLAERLPGILPPLTRQESLEVTAVHSVAGILPPGEPLVHRPPYCAPHHSATMQSLVGGGNGLPRPGAVSLAHRGVLFLDEAPEFSSKALDALRQPLESGHVVVARAAGVVRLPARFLLALAANPCPCGRHTLHGAGCECPASLIRRYQARLSGPLLDRVDLRVQVEPVHRSDLLGHGGRGEPSTTVAARVHEARARAAARLDGTPWTVNSEIPGHELRTRFLARPGALAAAERDIERGLLTARGLDRVLRVAWTVADLAGHDRPEADDIALALELRTGITRGVPVAAGEWR
- the whiG gene encoding RNA polymerase sigma factor WhiG; its protein translation is MPQHTSGSDRAAVPPAARGTVRPPAPTSLDELWRSYKETGDERLREQLILHYSPLVKYVAGRVSVGLPSNVEQADFVSSGVFGLIDAIEKFDVERAIKFETYAITRIRGAMIDELRALDWIPRSVRQKARNVERAYATLEAQLRRTPSEAEVADEMGITLDELHAVFSQLSLANVVALEELLHVGGEGGDRLSLMDTLEDTAADNPVEVAEDRELRRLLARAINTLPEREKTVVTLYYYEGLTLAEIGHVLGVTESRVSQIHTKSVLQLRAKLADVGR